GACCCAGACCAAGCGGGAGAGTGAGTTCCGCAAGCTTCTGAACGATAACTTCGATATGGAGACAATCGGCCGCTTTGCCCTCGGCCGCCATTGGAAGACGGCCACCGACGCCCAGAAAAAGGAATATCAGAAACTGTTCAATGAAATGATCGTGCGCGTCTATACCGCCCGCTTCAAGGAATATGACGGCCAGACGCTGGAGGTCAAGAAAGCCCGCAAGGACGGCACGAACACTGATTCAATCGTCAACACCGTTCTGGTCCCCAAGGCCGGAGAACAGGCCATCATCATCGACTGGCGCGTCCGCCAGAAGAACGGCAAGTTCAAGGTGGTGGACATCATCGTCGAGGGTGTCAGCATGGCCCTGACCCAGCGCTCGGACTTTGCCTCCGTCATCCAGCGCGGCGGCGGCGATCTGGAATCGCTTCTGGCGATGCTGCGGAAAAAATAGCGGCTTTCTTTTTGACGACTCTGGCGAGGAAGACCGCGTACCTCGCATTTTTTCTCATGGCAATATCTAAAACACAAAAAAAACCACAGGCCACGCCTGTAGTAGCGAATAAAATCATTCAGATATCCTGAAAAAAATATTAACGAGGCTTAGGACCTGAGCTCGCGCCTCCAAGAGCGATATCCGTTTCCGCAACCGTCATTCCGCGCCAGCCACGAAGGCTTCCGACCATCTCCATAAGTTGGGCGCGCGTAATTTCACCTGCACGGTAAACTTTTCCTGTCAACTCTCCTGCAGGATCGCCAGCTCTCTCCTGGAACGTGCTGACCGTAGCCCCAATCCATCGCAAAATATGGTTCGGCACCTGATCGATCATTTTAAAGCTGGCCAAGGCAAGCATATACACAATAATGGCATACATGACCGTAAACATGAACTCATCAAGCGGCCCACGGATATAATCGATCGTGTTCTCAACGCCCGTAGGATTAGAATTCGGCAACTGTGCAGTCTGCATGTAAAGGTTAGCCTCGATGTCATAACCCGTGGCGTTAAGCACCACCAGATGAAAGGTATCGTTAAGACCGTTAACAAGCGCGGTGAAAAGGATAATACTGGCGATCAGCCCGAAAATCATAAGGGTCGGTCTAAGAAAAATTTCGAATAAAAGAAAATATCCGTTAGTCGCCCAAGGCCCAGGAAGCCCCTCACCATCAATCTTTATATGGGCCAAAGCCCAAAGAGGCATAGCGACCATAGCTTCGAAGATGCTTTTGACCCACCCGCTGAAACCGAAGAAAAAGTAGATAAACGGCAGCAAAGGCAGGACATAATAGAGAACAAATCCGATAGAAACACCGATCAAGGCAAAACGACCGGCGATATCACCGATAAGCTTGCCTGCAGGACCAATAATGTCGTCTCCGAAAATTTCTCCGATCCCTTGCCCGACAAGGCCGATCATGAGATTGCGCAGAGAAGCATCAAGGATGCCCTTGCCCATGGAACTAAGAGCGGCAAGAGGATGGACATTAAGGGTACGCCCATCTGGGGCATCACCAATCTGCATACCTTCAAGAAGATTATAAAGACCTTCCGTGCCGAAAATCATATTGACGACATCCATAAAACTGTTTCCGGTTTGCCGTGTATGCGTACTTGTCTGAACGGAATCCCTGCCCCACATCATGAAACCAGAATAGAGAGCGGCAGCGATATACTGGTCCCCGGGCCGAGGTAAAGTGGCAAGACGTCCATTTTGCAAAAGCGGGTTAAAACGATTCTTGAAGGAAGGGTTCGTATCGACCATTTTATGCTGGTTGGCTATTTCTTCCATAATCAACGGGTATTTAGTCGGCTTCGGAAGGTTCTGGACCGCCGACATGAACTGCCCGTTGACGTTGGCGATCTCGTTATACCAAAGAGCGGCCCCTGCCCACCCCAAACGGTCAATAGCCGGAGGGAGATTAAACTCATACTTCAGGCGCATCTGGGTGACAAAGTTATTGAATGTCGGCGGTATATTCGGAATATTAAGCCCGGCCAAAACACCGGCAGGCCCGTCTGCGCCAGTCCAGACGCCACGAGGGAGGTAAGCACCACTGGAACTGGGGATAAGGAAAAAATCTTCACCCGCTGGCTCGTTGGGTTGCATCCAAAGACCAGTCATCACAGCTTTAATACTGTTATTGTAAAAGTTCATATTTTTCTTGACGACATTCTCGTTAGACCATCGAGACTCAGGAAAAGGCGCATTAGGATCCGTTGAATGGCGCGTAAACCGGATATCAACACAACTCGAATCGTGATCATAAGGAAGAATGGACTTAAGCATACAGGTGGCCAACTCATCAAAGAACGGGTCTTGAACCATATATTGCTCTAAAAATTCGTAATAAAACTCCGTAATACCCATAACCCTGTTACCGGCCATACCACCGCCGATATTGTAACTATGGGGATCGATCTCAAGACCGGGAGCGCCAGCACCCGTAGAAATACCAGTGGTGGATATATCAGTGCTGACCTGATTTCCTTTTGGCGAAGTCGGGGCAAGAGTGAGCTCTCCACAAACGGGCTTGACGTATCCGGTTTCTGCATCATAAGCGTCCGGCGGATCGTCAGGATCCCCCGCCACACCGCCCGGAGGGTTGAAATGGCCGAAACGGATAATAATAGTCCTGTAACGAGAAAAACCAACAATATCCTCGAAAGTATTGCCGTTCATGTACTGCATAGTATTCCCACCGGCAAGCACGCCGGCAAACGGACCTCCGAAAGGAACATCCGAGAGACCCGGACGATTCTCCCGGACAATATACATACCAAAATTCGCATTGGTCCTATTATACATAAGCTCCTCCGCCAACATACAAAGACGGGCGACGAAGAAAAACTGCGTAAGAGTCCCCAACTCCGGGGCGTTAGGAATGGCGATCAAAGTCTCAGTTCGAGATCCCGACAATGAATTGACAAAAGAATCATTATTCAAGGCAACAGGAACAAAAACACCGTTCCACGCATTTGTAGCCATATTGGAACCAAAGTAGGCAGCCCCAAGAGTAATATACTGTGCGGCATTGATACCGACGTTATTGCCCCCTGGCCCCATGTTCATCGGAGCAATAAGCGCAAAAAAGGCAATAAGGCGGGGAATAAACCACCCCTTATTAAACCGCTGACCGAAAGGACGCCCGGTCACGATGCTCTCACCCACAATCGCGACAATGAAATAAATAATAACGATAAGGGATAAGAAGGCTATCCCAAGAGTATAAAAGCCAAAAAACTGATGAAGAGCCCTGTGAAAAGGCTCAGGAAAAGCAACGGAGTCCGCAGCTGGAAATTCATTCATGTCCTCGCAGACAACAGCCGTTGAGTAACACGAACCGAAAAACCCCCCCACACCGTTAAAATCCATGATGCCGAAAACACGATCAAGGACAATAAAAGCCAAATCCTGATCAGGTCCGTATCTGGGATGGGGGTTTATAAAAATAGTGTTCCAATCGAAAGGAGTGCCAAACAAAGCGCCGTAAGGCGGCCACGGTTCGGTTCCGGGTGGCGGCAAAGCAAACACGGAAAAGGACACCACGGATAATAAAGCCAGACAAACCTGAATAACCAGCATAACCATGCCGGATATAATGATGAGATGAATAACAAGCTGGTCTAGGTGCTTACGGTCAAGGACAAGATTATTAGAAGCCTCCGCGATAACATGGCGAATGCCGAATCTCCCAAAATTATCATACTTAAGGTAAGGGTGTCCCGCAGGCAAGAGACCGGAATTGCCGTAAATGACAGCGATAAGAGAGGCGACATAACTAAACCCTGATGAGAACAGCTCAGAGACCCTGGGAATCAACCCCGGGAGCAAAAAAAACCCTAAAGCTCTCCTCTTTCTTATCATTCCCAAATCACCAAATAACAGCAAACATATTGCAAACTACCTGCCAGCAGGGCTACCCAGCTTCGCAAAACCGCCAAGAGCGCCTCCAAGCTTTCCGGTAACCTGTTGTGCACCGAAAGCAGCTTTGCCGACCAGACCAGCCGCAGCATCTTCCCGCAGATCACCAAACGTGGCGACGGTCTGCCCCATCCAGCGAAGAATATTATTGGGTATAGTATCAATCAGTTTAAAAGAAGACATACCCATCATATAAACCAGAATGGCATAAATGACCGTAAGGAAAAACTCATCAATCGGACCGCGCATCCAGTCGATAAAATTATTAGGCGGCGCAGCCGCAACTTCAGCAGCAACGTTAAAACCACCAAGGTTGGCGACAGCCAATTCAAAGGTAATGTTAAGGGCATCGACCAGAGCCGCATAGATGGATATAGCTGCAAGAAGGCCAAAAACGCACAAGATAGGCCTAAGGAAAATTTCAAATATAAGGAAATACCCGTTAAGGGCGGCATTGCCTGATAATCCCTGTGCGTCAATACGAATATGCGCCAAGGCCCAGAGTGGTGCCCCAACCATGGCTTCAAAGATACCTTTGATCCAACCCCCTACAGCGAAAAAGAAATAAATAAAGGGAAGGAATGGCACAATATAAGCCAGCACAAACCCCGCAGTCATACCAAGCATCGCAACAGTAAACATAAACTGAGCAGCGACAGAAGCGAGCTTTCCAAACTTCGCGCCAGCCACAGTTCCAGTCAAATTGGCGCCGATACCGGCAACAGAAGTAAGAAGACCATAGCCGATAGTGCGAACGGAACTCTCGACCAGAGAGCGGCCCACACTAGACAGCTGAGCCAGAGGATGTGTCGTTGGATTCCTCCTAAGATCGTACAATCCGTTAGTACCGAGAATGCTGACGATCACATCAATAAACGGATTACCGGTGGCCTTGGTTCTTGTCGTTCCCAAAGCAGCGGCCCACGTCTGGAACCCCTCATTGATGACAGCCGCAATCTCCTGTCCGTCTTCTGCAGCCAACAAAGTCTGCCCATCGTCCACCCCCGCAAGATTGGGCTTCATGATTTCAAGGGACGATGTGGAATTGTTGTACTGGCCCTTCCTGTCTATGAGTTGCTCAATAAGCTCAGGATAAAGAGACATGGCTGGAAGTGCGCGAACGGAGATCGTGATGGGGTGGTTCATCTCGGCGATACGGTTGTACCAGATACCGGCAGCCGCCCAGCCCTTTCTGTACAACGGACCAACACCAGTCCAAGACCCCACCCAGCGTCCAGAGGCAATCTGTGCAGTAACGGCGTTTTGCGCTTCAACCAGCATCCAATCGTGAATATTCTGAGTGACCTCGGCGACATACTGGATATCAGGCAAGGGACCAGGAGGTGGGCCGGTTCTGTTAAAGCGAGTCCAAGCCAAGGCATCCGCTCGATCACCTGCACCGGTCACAGCGCCGTTCTGGAAGGCATCAAGATTGGCCGCACCGCTATGAAGCCACATATTCTTGACAACATTAAAGAAGTACTCTTGAACAATCGCCGGACCCGGCTCTGGCGGAATGGCATCCGAGCGCCTGCGGGGGTCGGCCAGGGTCAGCTGGATTTCTCCGCAAAATGGTTTGACATGACCGGCTTCGCTGGCGTATTCGACGACATCCCTCTCACCGAAACGAAACGTCAACGTCGTGGCTAGATCCTGGGCGTTATCTTGTGCAGTGTCATAAGTGTAGGCAGCATCAACTTCATACGCATTGTTGCCCGGAGTACCCTGGGCAAGGATATGATACATACGGATGTCAGGAGCGCCTGAAGTCGACCTCGAAGTCGGAACTACAGAGCCTGTGGGAGCCCCACGGGCATACTCATATGCAAAACGGCAGGTACGCGCAACAAAGAGCATATGGCCGATGCTGCCCAGTTCCGGCAAGGCGGGAAGAGCGACAAGATCCCTTGCGCCACCCAGATAATTAACAGTCAGCGTATCGTTAAAATACTTCCATCCGTTGGTAGCAAAAGCAGACCCGTATTTTGCGGCAAAAAGAACCATATACTGGGAAGAGTTTATGCCAACATTAAGAGGGATCAGAAGGCCGAAGGCCATCACGATGCGGATCGGCGCCCACATCTTGTTAAAGCGGCGTCCGAAAGGAGTCCCGCTCTGGGCAGTTTCAGCCAGAATGGTTGCAATGAAGTACCCGGCAATAAAGACGGCGATAACCAGCAACCCCATACTGTAGACCGCAAAGAGACGATGCAGACCCATATGAATAGGAAAGGGGAAGATTCCCAGAGGATTGGTGGTTAAAGGATCCATACTGGCCTCAACCCCGGCTGCGGGGGTGGCAGCAAGATTTGTGTCAGGGATGGGAGTCCCAAAATTATCTTCGCAGATATCCGGAGTACCTATACAAGACTCAAAAAATCCCTCAACTCCTCCGCCAGCTCCCGGCTGAGGTACACCAAAAACCATATCAAGCATAATGAAGGCCAGATCCTGACGACGATCCGCGATAGGATTCACAACGAAGAACCCATTCCAGTTTACAGGAAAGGCAAGGACCGAAGGAAACACGATGGCAACAATAAGAAGAACAACTTGGAGAAACAAAAGACCCAACCCCAAGGCAACAAGAACGAAAAGCATAATCTTGTCGATATTTTTCATATCAAAAACAAGATTATTTGCAGCCTCAGCAACAACATGGCGAATACCAAAACGCCCGATATTCGCAGGGTTTACATAGGGGTGATTGGCAGGCAAGAGCCAAACGGTCTGATAAACAAGCGCAATAAAGAAAGGAATGTAATGGAAACCGCCCATAACGAGCAAGTT
The sequence above is drawn from the Alphaproteobacteria bacterium genome and encodes:
- a CDS encoding ABC transporter substrate-binding protein; this encodes MLNKSIPVLGFLAIALLSGTSAQAVTGNMPLQDTSLPSVIAIKAEPDDALSLGSKTLIDEIAKRGIGFLSDKSLTQTKRESEFRKLLNDNFDMETIGRFALGRHWKTATDAQKKEYQKLFNEMIVRVYTARFKEYDGQTLEVKKARKDGTNTDSIVNTVLVPKAGEQAIIIDWRVRQKNGKFKVVDIIVEGVSMALTQRSDFASVIQRGGGDLESLLAMLRKK
- a CDS encoding DotA/TraY family protein; translated protein: MLMPELVSRINLLVMGGFHYIPFFIALVYQTVWLLPANHPYVNPANIGRFGIRHVVAEAANNLVFDMKNIDKIMLFVLVALGLGLLFLQVVLLIVAIVFPSVLAFPVNWNGFFVVNPIADRRQDLAFIMLDMVFGVPQPGAGGGVEGFFESCIGTPDICEDNFGTPIPDTNLAATPAAGVEASMDPLTTNPLGIFPFPIHMGLHRLFAVYSMGLLVIAVFIAGYFIATILAETAQSGTPFGRRFNKMWAPIRIVMAFGLLIPLNVGINSSQYMVLFAAKYGSAFATNGWKYFNDTLTVNYLGGARDLVALPALPELGSIGHMLFVARTCRFAYEYARGAPTGSVVPTSRSTSGAPDIRMYHILAQGTPGNNAYEVDAAYTYDTAQDNAQDLATTLTFRFGERDVVEYASEAGHVKPFCGEIQLTLADPRRRSDAIPPEPGPAIVQEYFFNVVKNMWLHSGAANLDAFQNGAVTGAGDRADALAWTRFNRTGPPPGPLPDIQYVAEVTQNIHDWMLVEAQNAVTAQIASGRWVGSWTGVGPLYRKGWAAAGIWYNRIAEMNHPITISVRALPAMSLYPELIEQLIDRKGQYNNSTSSLEIMKPNLAGVDDGQTLLAAEDGQEIAAVINEGFQTWAAALGTTRTKATGNPFIDVIVSILGTNGLYDLRRNPTTHPLAQLSSVGRSLVESSVRTIGYGLLTSVAGIGANLTGTVAGAKFGKLASVAAQFMFTVAMLGMTAGFVLAYIVPFLPFIYFFFAVGGWIKGIFEAMVGAPLWALAHIRIDAQGLSGNAALNGYFLIFEIFLRPILCVFGLLAAISIYAALVDALNITFELAVANLGGFNVAAEVAAAPPNNFIDWMRGPIDEFFLTVIYAILVYMMGMSSFKLIDTIPNNILRWMGQTVATFGDLREDAAAGLVGKAAFGAQQVTGKLGGALGGFAKLGSPAGR
- a CDS encoding DotA/TraY family protein translates to MIRKRRALGFFLLPGLIPRVSELFSSGFSYVASLIAVIYGNSGLLPAGHPYLKYDNFGRFGIRHVIAEASNNLVLDRKHLDQLVIHLIIISGMVMLVIQVCLALLSVVSFSVFALPPPGTEPWPPYGALFGTPFDWNTIFINPHPRYGPDQDLAFIVLDRVFGIMDFNGVGGFFGSCYSTAVVCEDMNEFPAADSVAFPEPFHRALHQFFGFYTLGIAFLSLIVIIYFIVAIVGESIVTGRPFGQRFNKGWFIPRLIAFFALIAPMNMGPGGNNVGINAAQYITLGAAYFGSNMATNAWNGVFVPVALNNDSFVNSLSGSRTETLIAIPNAPELGTLTQFFFVARLCMLAEELMYNRTNANFGMYIVRENRPGLSDVPFGGPFAGVLAGGNTMQYMNGNTFEDIVGFSRYRTIIIRFGHFNPPGGVAGDPDDPPDAYDAETGYVKPVCGELTLAPTSPKGNQVSTDISTTGISTGAGAPGLEIDPHSYNIGGGMAGNRVMGITEFYYEFLEQYMVQDPFFDELATCMLKSILPYDHDSSCVDIRFTRHSTDPNAPFPESRWSNENVVKKNMNFYNNSIKAVMTGLWMQPNEPAGEDFFLIPSSSGAYLPRGVWTGADGPAGVLAGLNIPNIPPTFNNFVTQMRLKYEFNLPPAIDRLGWAGAALWYNEIANVNGQFMSAVQNLPKPTKYPLIMEEIANQHKMVDTNPSFKNRFNPLLQNGRLATLPRPGDQYIAAALYSGFMMWGRDSVQTSTHTRQTGNSFMDVVNMIFGTEGLYNLLEGMQIGDAPDGRTLNVHPLAALSSMGKGILDASLRNLMIGLVGQGIGEIFGDDIIGPAGKLIGDIAGRFALIGVSIGFVLYYVLPLLPFIYFFFGFSGWVKSIFEAMVAMPLWALAHIKIDGEGLPGPWATNGYFLLFEIFLRPTLMIFGLIASIILFTALVNGLNDTFHLVVLNATGYDIEANLYMQTAQLPNSNPTGVENTIDYIRGPLDEFMFTVMYAIIVYMLALASFKMIDQVPNHILRWIGATVSTFQERAGDPAGELTGKVYRAGEITRAQLMEMVGSLRGWRGMTVAETDIALGGASSGPKPR